The following nucleotide sequence is from Candidatus Cloacimonadota bacterium.
CTATCCCTCAATTTTGGAACAATATCAGCGGGTAGATAGAGCTTTGATCAGCATTATCAGTGAGGCTTATTTTGCCGGTGTACCAACCCGCAAGATGAACCAGTTGTTTTTAGATTTAGGGTTTTCCAATATTAATTGTAGCTTTGTGAGCCGATGTGCTGCCCAGATTGATAGTAGTAGTTAAGAAGTTGACCATTCTATCGAGTCTTTCCTGGCTCAAAGCCGATGAATTAGCCAAGGTCATAGCTTGGCAAACTTTTTCTTTGCCCAAAAAAGGAGGAGTCCTTTAAAAAAAGTATGCCTGACGGCATTTGCCGAATCGGAGTTCGGCAACCCATTATATTTTGCCGAGGTTTCTACGGAACTTATGTATACTGAAAAATGAAACTGCAAGGGTGTTTACAATTTTCCACGAAAAAATGAAAAAAAACAATTTTGTGTTTGACAAGATATTCTTATTATTATAAATAGGGTTATGCGTAATTGAAAAGATAAATGTTAAAGAGTGTAATGTGCGAGGAAAGAAATTTTTAACTGTTCAAAAACAAGTCCTGTCAGTTTATTTGATATGCGCCTTCGTAGCAAGGTAGCATTTAATGAAAAAAGGACTTGACTAGGATTGACAAGATGAAAATAATGCAATCGGTCGTTTGGCCTTACATAAATCCAGGCTTTGGCATGAAGCCAAAGCCCGGGTATTGAGAATATGATATGAAACGAATTCTATTTATCTTGGTCCTAATTTCAGTAGTGTCTACACTACTATGTATAGATGTTGGTGGGCATATTACTCAAAATACTACATGGTCTCCTGACAACAATCCATACATCATAACATCATTCCTGTATGTTGATGCGGGAATTACGCTGACCATCCTACCCGGTACACAAGTACGCTGTACGGGTGCAGATAAGAACAATATCTACAACTTTATGTGGAGTGGTAATAACCAGCCCGTTTCAAAGATGATCATCGTCAATGGTGCGATCAATGCTTATGGAACATCTGATAATCCGATCATTTTTGACAAGTATCAAAAGGATACTGACTACCGCTGGGGAGGGATATATATGTATCCTAACGCTCCTATTTCAACTTTCGAGTTTTGTGAATTTAGGAATACCTTTTTTTGTGATTATATTCCAGGGGATTGGTCATTGGCTGCAATTGCATTTCAGAATGGAATTCTGGCGGTCCGAAATTGTCTGTTCGAAAACAATTATGTAGCATTGGGAACCGGCAACCTAAGCATGGACTTACCTATCTACAATTGTAGATTTCTATCCTACAATGACACTTATCCTGCCCCTTTTGGTTTTGCTACAGCAATAACTATTGGAGCAACAAGTCCATCGGATACAGGTGACAATTATCTCCTCACAATTGCAAAGTGCTATTTTACTGGTAATCCCTTTTTTGTTTATAATTTCGAGTATACAGATGCTTTATTCTTAAACAATGTTCTATATGATTTTGGCGCTATATGGGATTTTGGTGCACGGGCTGAGAAGTCAGAGATACTAAGACCCACAAATTCTAATGTATCAAGCTATGGTAACATCAGTATTAATGGTGTACAGGGTTGGCGTTGCTATTCATCAACAACTGCAGATACGGTATATGCCAGAAGAAATAAACTGATAAAACCCATAAATAGCAATCCTCATAATAGACACCTTATGCTCTTATTTAACGGTTTTGGGACAAACTATGTTTCAGATAACTACTTGTTAGGCTGTGTGCAAGTTAAAACTACGATGTCCAATGCCACAACATCGTACATATATAACAACATTATAGAGAACAACCACGGAAATTCGGTATTGGTATTTGAGAATTCGAACTCGGAGTTTCAGGGTGGACAGGTAAGGTTTTTTAATAATCTGGTAAGATACATAGGGGATTCCAATTCACGTGTTATTTTTTCAAGATACTCATCACCATTTATTTATAACAACGATTTTTTGAATTTCTCTACTCTGCAAGGTTCAAATGGCGGGTGTGATGAAATATTTACAAACAATATAATAGAATGTACTCAATGGTCTTCAGGGGGTGCCTCGCAGGATCATCATCCCCTTCTAATCAACAACTGTCTTTCGATGCCGTTGATAGATCCCTGGAACTTATTCGATGGCGGGGGAAACATTGTAGCCGATCCCATTTTTGCAGACAGCTTGAATGGGGATTACAGTTTATCAGCCAACTCTCCCTGTATTGATGCGGGAGCATATCGACCCGATCTTCCTGATTTCGACATCAGGTATCACAAGCGCATTGTCCCCGGTGCTACTGGTGGTCCAATGACTATTGACATTGGTGCCTATGAATACAATTCTTTCTATATCGGCGGGATAAACGGATATGTTTATGATTCAGTATCAGGTTTGCCTGTTGACTGTGTCAAGCTCGAGATAATAGGTAAATTACCGGAATTCAGCGATAACTTTGGCTTTTTCCAGTATCCATCTGGAGCGGGAACTTATTCGGTGAAGGCAAGCCGTTGGGATTATCAGGACTTGATTATTCCCAATGTCCAAGTTGCTCAGGGTGAGGACATCATGCTAAACATCCCGCTTGTGCGAACTAATGTCGCTAATGATGATAATATCCAGTCATCGGAACCCATAGATTTCGGTCTTAGTAATTACCCCAATCCGTTCAATCCAACTACAAATATCGTCTTTATTACTCCTAGCTACGGTAATTTAAAACTGTCTGTATTCAATATCAAAGGTCAGAGAGTGAACATGCTTTACGATGGGCTTGTATCAAAAGGCCATCACAGTATCGTTTGGCACGGGCTCGATGATAGGGGAACCGCTGTAAGCTCGGGCATTTATTATGTGCGAGTTGAAATGAATGGCATGTCTCAAACTCATAAAATGATACTTATAAAATAGCATTCAATAGATTAATAAACCCTCCTGAGACATCTACTCAGAATATATAATAGTTGTTGTCCTGCATTTCCAATGAAATGGCGGGAATGGAGTATGCGCACCGGATACGCCTACCGGGTTCATATCTGAGTCGTATTCGATCTGGTTATCCTTTACCCAAGGTGCCAGAGCTTAAATATATTCCCGAGCGTCATTCTGGCTTATAGATTTGATTTTCAGAGCCATTAGGTTATGCATCACTTTCAGGGTATAATTTAAGGGATAGATTTTATCCTTGGCAGATAATGTTAGCCAGATGTCTCTGGTGTGGACATTCAGGAGCATTAAGGGCTTATAGTATTTGGCTTTCTTGTAGCTTTCAATGGCAAACAAAAATGATACAGTACGGCAATGTAAAAGTGATACACTTTAACCTTTTGTTATATCAAAAATCGACAAAAATTGCGGTTTTGAAGTTGTGAAACAGCCCCAATTTTGTTCAGGAATCTGCAGTTGCTGTGGCAAAGAAATAATTTGCCGTTCCATATTTCCCTGATTACAATATTTAGAAAAAAATCCGTGAAAGCTGTGCGATAAGTTATTATC
It contains:
- a CDS encoding T9SS type A sorting domain-containing protein, with amino-acid sequence MKRILFILVLISVVSTLLCIDVGGHITQNTTWSPDNNPYIITSFLYVDAGITLTILPGTQVRCTGADKNNIYNFMWSGNNQPVSKMIIVNGAINAYGTSDNPIIFDKYQKDTDYRWGGIYMYPNAPISTFEFCEFRNTFFCDYIPGDWSLAAIAFQNGILAVRNCLFENNYVALGTGNLSMDLPIYNCRFLSYNDTYPAPFGFATAITIGATSPSDTGDNYLLTIAKCYFTGNPFFVYNFEYTDALFLNNVLYDFGAIWDFGARAEKSEILRPTNSNVSSYGNISINGVQGWRCYSSTTADTVYARRNKLIKPINSNPHNRHLMLLFNGFGTNYVSDNYLLGCVQVKTTMSNATTSYIYNNIIENNHGNSVLVFENSNSEFQGGQVRFFNNLVRYIGDSNSRVIFSRYSSPFIYNNDFLNFSTLQGSNGGCDEIFTNNIIECTQWSSGGASQDHHPLLINNCLSMPLIDPWNLFDGGGNIVADPIFADSLNGDYSLSANSPCIDAGAYRPDLPDFDIRYHKRIVPGATGGPMTIDIGAYEYNSFYIGGINGYVYDSVSGLPVDCVKLEIIGKLPEFSDNFGFFQYPSGAGTYSVKASRWDYQDLIIPNVQVAQGEDIMLNIPLVRTNVANDDNIQSSEPIDFGLSNYPNPFNPTTNIVFITPSYGNLKLSVFNIKGQRVNMLYDGLVSKGHHSIVWHGLDDRGTAVSSGIYYVRVEMNGMSQTHKMILIK
- a CDS encoding transposase, which codes for MGQVNISIPKLRKERFYPSILEQYQRVDRALISIISEAYFAGVPTRKMNQLFLDLGFSNINCSFVSRCAAQIDSSS